In Pleuronectes platessa chromosome 8, fPlePla1.1, whole genome shotgun sequence, the genomic stretch gtaaATTGTCATAAATCATCATGTGGGAAGATTTGTTCAGATAAGATGAAAATGACTGGTGAGGTATGATGAGCTTTTTACTGCAAAGTGTCACAGCGGTGGGATGCTTACCTCTGCATTacacctcctgctctcaggGAGGCTGAATATCTCCAGTCTGCATTTGGCGCCTTGGGCTGCAAGAGAAAGCGAGAGGGATTGAGTCTTAAGTACAGACGAAAGGCAATACCATTTCATTAATAAGTCATGGAGAGAatacttgtgcatgtgtgttacacacacacacacacacataatgcagCGATAGCTTGTCCCTGTTTTGGGAGAAAAGTCAGTGGTTAAATTGAAGCTTTTAAGTGCATATCCTGCACCCTTCTCCATTCCATGtcctgtgaaaaaaaaatgactctGAGATGTTACTCCAGCGGTCCACTGCCCATGGTACTGTAACACTTTGGACCTGGGAAAACATATCCAGGTTAGATCCACTAAcacttgtctgtgtgtggtacACTTCAGTAAATGGGACAAATTGCAGAAAATTCACATTTGCTGTCCAAAGACTTAATTCAAAGCTACCCTTTTATACCTACCTTAACCTTCTCTTTTACCTTTATCACATCAAAATAtcccaaaatgtaaaaatctgtCATCACAAATGCATTTTAACATCAAGTTGTTTTTCAGTTGTGTTCACTGATGGTTTCTGAAAGACCCCTTCTAACTTCTCTATTCTCTCTACCACTGCATTCCTCTATTCAGTTCTTTATATTCACCACCCACTCTCTTTTGCTGCTTCTCCCTGTTACATCCTCTTTACACGGATCACAACATTGAGTTTCACTGGCACAGAGTCTGCTTGAGTCACTATGACACGTCTCACCATGGTAACTGTGCTGAGCACAGTCTACATTTTATACCCTCCACCCACCGCCCTCCGTTATTTCTCTCCTGAAGGACACAGGTGGAGATAGACGGGATGGGGGAGGGCAGATGTCAGATTAACCCAGTCAGCTCGGGATGTAGACATAGACAAATCATAACAGAGTGACACAACCAGACAGCTCCACAAACTCTGCCCTACTGCCAGTAGTGGACAGTTAGTGACACTCTATCAGTGTCAAGAAAAAAGGTAAAACATCAAAGCCTGCTGacaatttaaatacattaaTTGGTTGATATTGTTCTTTCAGATCACAGTCGTCTGTTTACCTGACCCCACAAGACCACACGAGATGCATTTTCTCTAAACTCAAGCTAAACCACTGACAGGGCTGAACCAATCTGACTGAGGGCACTAAATTCTCGCTGTTCTTCCATGCAGTTCATAAGAGACCCATTTGCAATCTAATTTCCTTTCAAATATGACAGATGTTCAGTTGCTGCTGAAGCTGCATTGACCTCTACCAGTCTGCAGTGGACATTCATCACCCTTGGAATCCAATAGTTGGTCTTAATGAGAGAAGCATGCTATTCCTCATGGAGTCTTTCAAACACAGCACAATGTCGAGTGGAGTAGAATGTGCAACACTTATTCATACTTGGAAATAAAGGTGAACTGGATTTCTGAAGACAATCAGTGATCAAAAAGCAGTTAGTGTTGGAATCAAtagtaaaaggaaaaaagatttaaaaaaaagaaagctctGTGTCACAACATATGGGAAGagaatgagataaaaaaaaggccAGATTGTCCACAAATACTGCTTTGAAAAAGATTTCCCCTGCCACCCCTGAAGGGAGACTAGCCTGTCTGGTCGTATGGTATGAGCACCTAGAGACATAACGGCATCTGGAACCTAAACATGTCTGCAGTCTCCTAAGGGACGTGCCATATGCAAAACTAGGAAAAATTCCAAATaacacaggaaaagaaaaaacaacaacaacaactaagaagaaaaaatatgaaaCCGATTCGACCACAATGACGAGACATCACTACATTCAGCTTCATCATTTGAAATGAAGTAAATAAATgtggagattaaaaaaataaatgattcctGTGCATTAATTTCCTTGCGTGGCTGTACATTGTAAATCAGGGAATAAAGACACGTTTTGGTTTGGCCACCCTACCCCCCCTTTCTCGCTTTTTCCTCCacccttccctctccctctcggaGAAGACTCCTATAGCATGGATACAGAGCTCACACCTCCGACATCAACACTTTGTCCAATCACCTTACATCCCCCGCCTCATCTGTGCGGAGCCAGCCAATCCACGCTCAGCAGTGAGAAACACATCGCTGCCACTTAATTACATGGCACGAACAAACATGATTGACATTTAATGAGGAGCTGGTCAGATGATAAAAGAACCATTTCTTCAACGTTCCTCTTTTTATCACATATTTTATCCCACATCCTATTCTGCACTGAAGAGATACACCCAATGAGGCTCTGGGACAAACACCatgatgaagaaaacaaataatgttTGTGTTATTCTATTAATTCATTGTTTTAGTATAACTGCAAATTATGCATATTTATGCATCAACCTTACGCAATGACAATAATAAATTATGCTCAGATTTAGATGAAGTTCAAGGCAAAGTCTGTGCCAAAGACTTGGCTCTTTAACTGATTCTCAAACTCTGGCTTTCTGTTCAGCACCAGAGACGTACGTGACCAGAAGATGATTATTTTGGTGCAGTGGGACTGGTTGCCCCTGTAGCTGGCGACGGTTGCATTATTTCCCAGACTCTGCCTCCCTATAGAGATGACCACTGAAAGCCCTGTGGACATACTGGACTTATTGAGGCACACAGCCCGAAAGCCGACAAATAACACTGAGTGTTTGGGGTCATAGGTGAATAAGCCACTGAAATCTGTCAGTCTGTTTTGAAAAGAGAATTAAAGATTAAGAAAAagggagcagagacagagtgacCAAATCTAAGTGTGCAtgcccacaacacacacatcccacAGAAGCTACCCACACTTGTATTTAATATTAGGATACAGCCAGGTAGACAAAATCTATAGGCAATGATGTAACCGTAGATAAGGTGCTGCTAGCTCTTTCTTGGAACTTAAAAGACTAAGCAAATCCTGAGACTGGCACAAGTGTTCTTAGATATTCTCATCTTGGATGCAAGTGATAGAAATACCTAGTAAATGTTCATACCACTATGTTCTATAAAAGACTATCTATCCAAACAAGCAGCAGGAAAATgcatacaaaaatataaaacaccaGATGAAACAGCTTTAACAGCTTCAGACCTGTAAATGTCAACTGCAATCCTACTGCCTGAACACTGCCCTAGAGAAAAGTCTCAACCATAACTGAGAATTTTAGTTTTATGGCTTTTTGCGCTTTGTGTCCTTTACTGTTTAGAAGCaatctgaaacaacaaacacagagatcGCAGCAGACCGACCTGAATGGCAGCTGCGTCTGGCATACTGAGACGCCGTACACATATCTGGCTTTGTCCACTGTGGCTGGTGACGTAGCCTGAGCCCCAGGTGCCACTATGAGGCCGTCCCGTGTTGTAGAACATAAAAGTGTCACTTCCTGACGTGGCAGTCAGGCATGTCTTGTAACAGTATGTTTTGGTCAAAGACCCATTTCCCCGCACTTCAATGTAATGCGGTTCCCCTTTTAGGTCACGTCGCTGGGCCGCATTGATGTTTGGCTGCCCACCATCTGCTCCACCCACAGTTCTTCCTCCACTTGCAACACCACCAGCTGAGGTGCTCCCCTCTGGAACACTCTTCTTTGAAACGCAACATGGGGAGCAGGAGCCAGGCTGGGTACAGTAGGCATGACACCGCACAATGGCAAGGACAAAGATGGTGACCAGGAACACGAAGGTCGTGGCACTCAGGGCAATGATGAGGTAGAGTGTGACATTGGAAAACATTAAGGGGCTGTTGGGCCTGATGATGCGTTTGGGGTCAGGGGCCAACTTTGGGGGCAGCTCCATCACGTACACATGGATGGTAGCGGTGGAGGAGAGTGGCGGCAGGCCGTTATCGTGCACCGACACCTTCAGGATGAAGGAAGTGGAGTTGTCCTCGATGACACGCCTTGTGGTGCGGATTTCACCTGTGTGCTCATGCACCTTGAAAAGGTCAATGTCTGTGTTGGTCTGCTCCAGGGAATAGAGCAGCCAAGCATTCTGCCCTGCATCACCATCCCACGCTGTCACCTTGCTAACCAACGCTCCTGCTTCAGCGTTTTTAATCAGCGTCTCTGTGGTGCGGCTCCCATTGGCCGGTGGGTAGACTATCTTGGGCTTATGGTCATTCTGGTCCATAACATATACATACACCGTGGCTACACGGCTGAGGGGAGGCATTCCATTATCCTGGGCTTTCACCTGGAAATGAAATTCTCTCAGCTTCTCAAAGTCAAAGGCTCGCAGGGCATAAGCCTCACCTGTATCGGGTTTGATGCTGACGTAGCTGGCTACAGGGATACCGTGGTTGTTGTCATTGAGGACAGTATAGGTGATGCGTGCATTTTCTGCAGCGTCAGTGTCTGTGGCCTTAACAACACATAGAGATGCACCGGGAGCGTTGTTCTCTGTAATATAAACAGTGTATGAGGTCTGTTCAAAGCGAGGTGGATTATCATTCACGTCTGCCACGTGCACCTTAAAGGTCATCTGGGATGACAGGGGTGGGAGGCCTCCGTCCACAGCGTTGACGGTGACATTGTAGGATGAGATGGTTTCCCTGTCCAAGAAGGCGGATGTGACGACGGTATAGTGATTGCGGAAGGACTTGATCTTAAACGGCAAATTGGGCATGATGTACAGGGTTACTTGTTTGTTTGGTCCAGAGTCCCGGTCATTCACGCTGATCAATGCCACAACCGTGTCAGCCCGGGCGTCTTCACGCACagggctggagagagaggacagcaCAATCTCAGGAATGTTGTCATTGACATCCAAAACTTCTACAACTACTTTACAATGCACTGCCACTGGAGCTGGCCCCTTGTCCATTGCCTGTATATACATTTCATAAGAGTTGGTCTCCTCATAGTCTATATTGTTCTTCACTCGGATTTCTCCTGTTACTGTGTCCATGGAAAACATCTGTCTAACTCTCTCAGGTGTGTAACTGCTGAAGGAGTAGAAAACGTCCCCATTGGCGCCTTCATCGGTGTCTGTTGCATTCAGCTTGATCACTAGTGCGCCCTTTGGAGAGTTTTCAGACAGTTTAACTTTGTACACGGAGTTGTCAAAGACAGGCACGTTGTCATTTGCATCAAGGACACGTACATTGATTTTGGCCGTGCCTGTTCGCTGTGGGGTGCCTCCATCCACTGCTGTCAGGATTAGCTCATGAGAGGGAATCTGCTCGCGGTCGAAGGGTTTTTTCAGGATGAGCTCGATGTGCTTATTATTGGAAAAGGGCTTAATGGAGTCCAGGGTGATGTGCTCATTGGGGCTGAGTCTGTACTGCTTCACGGAGTTTGAACCGTCATCTGCGTCCTGAGCTCCCTCGATGTGGAACCGCGACCCTGTGAGAGCGGACTCCGACACCTCGAGTTGATACTCGTCTCGAGGGAACTGCGGCGCGTTGTCGTTCACGTCCAAGATCTCCACCTCCACGTTGTGCACCTCGAGCGGGTTCTCCAACACCACCTCCAGGTTGTGTGAACAGGTGCCACTGAATTCGCAAACTGTCTCTCGGTCAATGCGGTCACTCACCACCAGCTTCCCGGTTTTGTGATTGATGGTGAAATACCTCCGTCCGCTGTCCGTCGTGATTCTTATGCGTCGGGTGGAAAGTTTTCTCAGGTCCAGACCCAGATCCCGGACGATGTCACCGACCAGTGCCccgttctccagctcctccgggATGGAGTATCGAATCTGTGCGTTTGTGAGGCCACCGACCacgaaaataaacaaatacagagaAAGGGGCACGTTCTCCTTTACACTGTAACTGCATCGCGCTGTCACAGCCATCGCAGGCGGCCGGAATGTGCAGACGGGCTGGAGAAATCTTTCCGCCTTTTCGGCTCACTGTGCGTCCCCACCCACCTCATTAAAAACAGGGGAATAGTCCGTGCGTAACTCCGGCTATGTGCGGGAGGACCAGCGCCTTCTCCCCGGTGCCTGTTTTGAGGGACTTTTCCCCTGTGCCTCCATGTTTTCCTTTGTCCGCCTGTGTggtgttttttaaatttctctctgctcctggCAACGCTGACTCCCTCCACTGATGCTGCCTATtggtctccttctctctctctccccccctccttctctctctgctatGTGGTGATGGTGTCTGTGGGcaaaaggggagggggaggcacTCGCTGAAACGATGCTGGCTGCATTTCAGCACCTCCGATAAAAACGATCGCGCACCATCTAATAAATATAAACTAccaaaagacagaaaaccacGGAGTTTTATCATCTAGATCTACATATGAGCGCCCAGTGACAACCGCACACTGATATCTTGGAAATGAAAGGCAAACAATCGTTTTTTCACCTCTTTTTGTCAGCGCCACCGCCCTTTTTATTGTGCGCTGCAAAACTGATTTGTGAAGCAGCCTGGAGATTAGACGTCCTCACTGACGCAAACCAACAATTAGCCAGGAAACCTCCGGCCGGAATGAAATCGCAATAATATATAcagaatattaaaaataaaaggaaacacaaacaagctgcAAAATAGATCAATGCATGAGTATTTATAACAGGAGCTATTGTGTTGTTCAGAGCGAGGGTGACCATGAAGTACGTTTGACAATGGGTATGTGACAATAAGTTATGTCACAAAAAATATAAGAATAAGGAGACAGGTGAACTAAGCGGCAGTGATGCAGTGTtactttgtctgtttgtctgtagtGGGGCTGAGGATGTAGCTGCTTCTCTTCCTgcactgaattttttttttttttcaccccttGTAAATGTAACATGTTCAATCTGGCTTATTTAACATATTGTAATGTGTTATTGAACCCTACATATAttctttaatacatttttaaagaacaaagcaCAACGCTCCTGTTGTCATGAGGTTAATGTCGTTAATTGGGGTCACAGACAAGGTGCTCCAGATGTCACTCGTCTCCACATCTGGCAAAAGCAAGAGCCACTAAAACAGGCAGCAATGGCAAACCACATAAACTGCAGCATTTCACCAGACAAGACATGCATCAGGTAGTTTCAAGTGATAAAACACACATGAGGAGAATCCACTCTTCCAACTAATACCTCCTGTATTCTGCAGACAGTCTGAACTATGCATGTGTGGTGTAGCAGGTGGAAACACTAACAACCAAATCATCCTGCTCAGGGTGCCCTATAATTACTCCAGCCTCGGTCCCCATGTACCTCaattaaaatcagatttaaatctgatgcATGTTAATTTGCAAGACTTTAACCCTGTTTCCGTCAACATGACATGACAGGACGATTTTTGCACACTGTTTATCTAAGCAGTTCGGGGACATCTGCAGAAAAACAATCTTGCAACAATCATGTTCGCAGTTTCACAGAGAGAGCTCTTGCTAAGATCCACCAAGAACACAAAAACGAATTGTTCCGAGCAGAGACATGGCTGAATCTAGCGTAGGCTgcacatatataaacacatccACGCTGTGTTGATTTAATCCATCAGCCCTATTTATGCAAGCTGTGCTGTGAAGAAATGGCCTTATGAGACCCTCTTGGTTCATCCTGTCCACTGGGCCAAGATGAGATGAGCGTCCACCGCCTACaaaatctttttcttttctctctcattctcacCCATGCCCACGTCTGCCCACGGCGACCACTGCACTTGGCATCCCGGGAGACCGAGACAGTGAGTCACTTCGGATGCTGCTATAGTGGATGGAGCAACTCTTCACACTCGGAGGcgacgaggaggaggtggcgaAATGGGGAATTGGAAAAGCAGCCAAATGTGCGTCGACGGAAGACAAATTATTACAAAACATGCCATTTTACGCAGTGCGT encodes the following:
- the LOC128446183 gene encoding protocadherin alpha-C2 isoform X12, giving the protein MAVTARCSYSVKENVPLSLYLFIFVVGGLTNAQIRYSIPEELENGALVGDIVRDLGLDLRKLSTRRIRITTDSGRRYFTINHKTGKLVVSDRIDRETVCEFSGTCSHNLEVVLENPLEVHNVEVEILDVNDNAPQFPRDEYQLEVSESALTGSRFHIEGAQDADDGSNSVKQYRLSPNEHITLDSIKPFSNNKHIELILKKPFDREQIPSHELILTAVDGGTPQRTGTAKINVRVLDANDNVPVFDNSVYKVKLSENSPKGALVIKLNATDTDEGANGDVFYSFSSYTPERVRQMFSMDTVTGEIRVKNNIDYEETNSYEMYIQAMDKGPAPVAVHCKVVVEVLDVNDNIPEIVLSSLSSPVREDARADTVVALISVNDRDSGPNKQVTLYIMPNLPFKIKSFRNHYTVVTSAFLDRETISSYNVTVNAVDGGLPPLSSQMTFKVHVADVNDNPPRFEQTSYTVYITENNAPGASLCVVKATDTDAAENARITYTVLNDNNHGIPVASYVSIKPDTGEAYALRAFDFEKLREFHFQVKAQDNGMPPLSRVATVYVYVMDQNDHKPKIVYPPANGSRTTETLIKNAEAGALVSKVTAWDGDAGQNAWLLYSLEQTNTDIDLFKVHEHTGEIRTTRRVIEDNSTSFILKVSVHDNGLPPLSSTATIHVYVMELPPKLAPDPKRIIRPNSPLMFSNVTLYLIIALSATTFVFLVTIFVLAIVRCHAYCTQPGSCSPCCVSKKSVPEGSTSAGGVASGGRTVGGADGGQPNINAAQRRDLKGEPHYIEVRGNGSLTKTYCYKTCLTATSGSDTFMFYNTGRPHSGTWGSGYVTSHSGQSQICVRRLSMPDAAAIQPKAPNADWRYSASLRAGGVMQSSVHMEESSVMQGAQGVLVQNWPTASSAADAEGGEVSPPMGAGVDSNSWHFRYGPGGPGAPPQHLKPGEVPPEAFIIPGSPAIISIRQNQGGEDDKSDFITFGKKEEAKKKKKKKKEKKDKKDKGKDDDE
- the LOC128446183 gene encoding protocadherin alpha-C2 isoform X1, whose protein sequence is MAVTARCSYSVKENVPLSLYLFIFVVGGLTNAQIRYSIPEELENGALVGDIVRDLGLDLRKLSTRRIRITTDSGRRYFTINHKTGKLVVSDRIDRETVCEFSGTCSHNLEVVLENPLEVHNVEVEILDVNDNAPQFPRDEYQLEVSESALTGSRFHIEGAQDADDGSNSVKQYRLSPNEHITLDSIKPFSNNKHIELILKKPFDREQIPSHELILTAVDGGTPQRTGTAKINVRVLDANDNVPVFDNSVYKVKLSENSPKGALVIKLNATDTDEGANGDVFYSFSSYTPERVRQMFSMDTVTGEIRVKNNIDYEETNSYEMYIQAMDKGPAPVAVHCKVVVEVLDVNDNIPEIVLSSLSSPVREDARADTVVALISVNDRDSGPNKQVTLYIMPNLPFKIKSFRNHYTVVTSAFLDRETISSYNVTVNAVDGGLPPLSSQMTFKVHVADVNDNPPRFEQTSYTVYITENNAPGASLCVVKATDTDAAENARITYTVLNDNNHGIPVASYVSIKPDTGEAYALRAFDFEKLREFHFQVKAQDNGMPPLSRVATVYVYVMDQNDHKPKIVYPPANGSRTTETLIKNAEAGALVSKVTAWDGDAGQNAWLLYSLEQTNTDIDLFKVHEHTGEIRTTRRVIEDNSTSFILKVSVHDNGLPPLSSTATIHVYVMELPPKLAPDPKRIIRPNSPLMFSNVTLYLIIALSATTFVFLVTIFVLAIVRCHAYCTQPGSCSPCCVSKKSVPEGSTSAGGVASGGRTVGGADGGQPNINAAQRRDLKGEPHYIEVRGNGSLTKTYCYKTCLTATSGSDTFMFYNTGRPHSGTWGSGYVTSHSGQSQICVRRLSMPDAAAIQPKAPNADWRYSASLRAGGVMQSSVHMEESSVMQGAQGVLVQNWPTASSAAGDAEGGEVSPPMGAGVDSNSWHFRYGPGGPGAPPQHLKPGEVPPEAFIIPGSPAIISIRQNQGGEDDKSDFITFGKKEEAKKKKKKKKEKKDKKDKGKDDDE